A DNA window from Chlamydia felis Fe/C-56 contains the following coding sequences:
- the rnc gene encoding ribonuclease III, whose protein sequence is MNNLINIKEVEAKLKFTFTQPQLLVTALTHPSYRNETVTITEDSERLEFLGDAVLCLIVTEHLFLLFPSMDEGTLSTARAALINAVSCCQYTDALGLGEYLLIGKGERIQNERGRTSAYANLFEAILGAVYLDGGLAPARQITVPLLPSKKDILPLMLGNPKNRLQQLTQKQLRTLPVYQSTPWISPQGAPGYHIRVIVNDEIWGEGFALSKKEAEKLAAQEALDANDYKDKNTVDL, encoded by the coding sequence ATGAATAATCTGATCAACATTAAAGAAGTTGAAGCTAAATTAAAATTTACTTTTACTCAACCGCAACTCTTAGTTACAGCTCTCACCCACCCTTCATATAGGAATGAGACTGTAACTATTACCGAAGATAGCGAGCGTTTAGAATTTTTGGGAGACGCGGTATTGTGCTTAATTGTCACCGAACACTTATTCCTCTTATTTCCTTCTATGGATGAAGGGACTTTATCTACTGCGCGAGCAGCATTGATTAATGCAGTTTCTTGCTGCCAATACACTGATGCGTTAGGATTAGGAGAATATTTGCTTATAGGTAAAGGAGAAAGAATTCAAAATGAGCGGGGGAGAACTTCTGCTTATGCGAATTTATTTGAGGCTATTTTAGGCGCTGTTTATCTCGATGGAGGTTTAGCCCCAGCGAGACAAATCACAGTTCCTTTACTACCATCAAAAAAGGATATCCTTCCCCTTATGTTAGGAAATCCCAAAAACCGCCTACAACAGCTCACGCAAAAACAACTACGAACGTTACCCGTATACCAAAGCACACCGTGGATATCACCACAAGGCGCTCCAGGTTACCACATTCGTGTGATAGTAAATGATGAGATCTGGGGAGAGGGATTTGCCTTATCGAAAAAAGAAGCCGAGAAACTTGCTGCTCAAGAAGCTTTAGACGCCAATGACTACAAAGATAAAAACACAGTGGACCTGTAA
- the radA gene encoding DNA repair protein RadA has protein sequence MTTKIKTQWTCNECGASAPKWLGQCPGCLQWNTLIEEHISPSQNARRLRPQATAVSLNTVELREEERLCIGEPGWDRILGGGAVRGSLTLLGGDPGIGKSTLLLQTSAKFASRGYKVLYVCGEESVTQTSLRARRLQISHANIYLFPETNLDDIKQQITTLHPDVLIIDSIQIVFNPTLHSSPGSVAQVREVTSELMHIAKQSQITTFVIGHVTKSGEIAGPKVLEHLVDTVLYFEGNSHANYRMIRSVKNRFGPTNELLILSMHTEGLKEVTNPSGLFLQEKITETTGSTIIPIIEGSETLLVEMQALASSSPFANPIRKTSGFDQNRFLLLLAVLEKRAQIKLHTSDVFLSIAGGLKITEPAADLGAGLAVVSSLYNRLSPQKYTFTGEIGLGGEIRHVTHLERRLKESKLMGFEGAVIPEGQILGLSYEIKDLLDIRGVKTIKDAIRLLH, from the coding sequence ATGACTACAAAGATAAAAACACAGTGGACCTGTAATGAGTGTGGGGCTAGCGCGCCTAAATGGTTAGGCCAATGTCCGGGATGCTTACAATGGAACACTCTTATTGAAGAACACATCTCTCCTTCTCAAAATGCAAGAAGGCTGCGACCGCAAGCAACTGCGGTATCTTTAAATACCGTGGAGCTTCGCGAAGAGGAGCGCTTGTGTATAGGAGAGCCTGGCTGGGATCGCATTTTAGGTGGTGGAGCTGTTCGTGGAAGTCTTACTCTGTTGGGTGGAGATCCCGGTATCGGTAAATCTACTTTGCTTTTACAAACCTCGGCAAAGTTTGCCAGTCGAGGTTACAAAGTCCTTTATGTTTGCGGAGAAGAATCTGTAACACAAACATCGCTAAGAGCACGTCGTTTACAAATTTCCCACGCCAATATTTATCTTTTTCCCGAAACGAACCTCGATGACATAAAGCAGCAAATTACAACGCTGCATCCCGATGTTTTAATTATTGATTCTATTCAGATTGTATTTAATCCTACCCTACATTCATCCCCAGGATCTGTGGCCCAAGTACGAGAAGTTACTTCTGAGCTAATGCACATTGCCAAGCAATCACAAATTACGACTTTTGTTATTGGTCACGTAACAAAATCAGGAGAAATTGCTGGCCCCAAAGTTTTAGAACATCTTGTAGACACCGTTCTTTATTTTGAGGGCAATTCGCATGCAAACTACCGTATGATACGTTCTGTGAAAAATCGTTTCGGCCCAACGAATGAATTACTTATTTTATCTATGCATACTGAGGGATTAAAAGAGGTCACTAATCCTTCCGGACTCTTTCTACAAGAAAAGATTACCGAAACCACAGGTTCCACTATCATTCCTATTATCGAGGGATCTGAAACTCTGCTTGTTGAGATGCAAGCTTTAGCCTCATCTTCTCCTTTTGCCAATCCCATTAGAAAAACCTCTGGGTTTGATCAAAATCGATTTTTATTACTCTTAGCTGTTCTAGAAAAGCGTGCTCAAATAAAATTACATACTTCTGATGTATTTCTTTCTATAGCTGGAGGGTTAAAAATTACAGAACCAGCTGCAGATTTAGGCGCTGGATTAGCCGTAGTTTCCTCACTATACAATCGTCTCTCTCCTCAAAAATACACATTTACCGGAGAAATAGGCTTGGGAGGGGAAATCCGTCACGTCACCCATTTAGAAAGACGTCTTAAAGAAAGCAAACTTATGGGTTTTGAAGGAGCTGTTATTCCTGAGGGACAAATCTTGGGTTTATCCTATGAAATTAAAGATCTCTTAGATATTCGAGGGGTGAAAACTATAAAAGATGCTATCCGATTGTTACACTGA
- a CDS encoding hydroxymethylbilane synthase: MLSDCYTDPFLSDFCLGRRPLRIASRKSTLAKAQVYECVRLLRSWFPKLWIQIQTVNTQGDKDKTTPLRLIENSQFFTDAVDKLVLSGNSHLAVHSAKDLPNPPVTTIIAITQGLDPADLLVYGNRYLWKRFPKNPKLGSSSLRREEILKKLFPAGKILHIRGTIEERLEQLESGKYDAIIVAKAAALRLHLKLPYTEELPPPYHPLQGRLSVTAAKNIESWKKLLYPLNTSDITQENTLSLI; this comes from the coding sequence ATGCTATCCGATTGTTACACTGATCCCTTTCTCTCTGATTTTTGCTTAGGCAGACGCCCTCTACGCATAGCTTCTAGAAAATCCACCCTAGCCAAGGCTCAGGTATATGAATGTGTTCGGCTTCTTCGCTCATGGTTCCCCAAACTTTGGATTCAAATACAAACAGTCAATACCCAGGGAGACAAGGATAAAACAACCCCCTTACGTCTTATAGAAAATTCCCAATTTTTCACAGATGCCGTTGATAAGCTTGTTCTTTCCGGCAACAGCCATTTGGCTGTACACTCTGCTAAAGACCTTCCGAATCCTCCGGTCACCACTATTATTGCCATAACCCAAGGTTTAGATCCTGCGGATCTTTTAGTATATGGGAACCGCTACCTATGGAAACGTTTTCCAAAAAATCCTAAACTAGGAAGCTCTTCTTTGCGTCGTGAAGAAATACTAAAAAAACTATTTCCTGCAGGGAAAATTCTCCATATTCGCGGAACTATAGAAGAAAGATTGGAGCAACTGGAAAGCGGAAAATATGACGCTATTATTGTTGCAAAAGCGGCAGCACTCCGACTACACTTGAAATTACCGTACACAGAAGAGCTCCCCCCTCCCTACCATCCTCTTCAAGGACGTTTAAGCGTTACCGCAGCAAAAAACATAGAATCTTGGAAAAAGCTTCTATACCCTTTGAACACTTCAGACATCACTCAAGAAAATACCTTGAGCCTCATTTAA